The following nucleotide sequence is from Gammaproteobacteria bacterium.
CTTAGCAGTATTGATGATGTTTCAAGTACAGGCGAAGCTACCAATGGCATCGAAGCCGTAGAAATGGTGCAATCTATTCGTCCTGATGTGGTATTGATGGATATTCGCATGCCTGGCATGGATGGCTTAGAAGCTGCACGTCATCTAACGGAGATGGATGAGCCACCAGCCATAATTTTTACAACAGCCTATAGCGAGCATGCATTAGAAGCATTTGATACTTCTGCTGTGGGTTATCTGGTTAAACCAGTTCGACAAGAAAAGCTGGAAACTTCGATCGCACGTGCCAGGAAACTTACCAAAGCACAGATCGCAACATTAAACCAAGAAACCGATAGCCAAGGTCGCAGTCACATTTGTGCGCGTATACGCGGAAATCTGGAACTCATCCCAGTTGATGAAATTCTTTATTTTCAGGCTGACCAAAAATACATCACGGTTCGGCACTTAGGTGGTGAAGTGTTAATTGAAGACGCTCTGAAAAATTTAGAAACTGAGTTTGAAGGCAGGCTGATTCGCATTCACCGAAATGCATTAGTCAGCACTAACTACATTAGCGGCATGGAAAAAAACCAAGATGGGCGTTTTGTAGTGACTTTCCGTGAGATTGAAGACCGTCTTGAAATAAGCCGCAGGCATGTTGCCGAAGTGCGTAAATTTCTTAAGACTAGATAACTCCGTATTACTTTTTATTCTCATCCCTTGTGTTCAAACCACAAGGGAACACCTACCTAATAGCCTGTGCACATAAGAATCGCTACCCGAAAAAGTGCATTGGCATTGTGGCAAGCAAAAGAAGTTTCTCGCTTATTAACTGAAGCACACGGTGAGAGCTTATCGATTGAATTGATTAAAATGACCACCACTGGTGATCAGCTTTTAGAAGAGTCGCTCGCTACCCAGGGTGGCAAAGGTTTATTCGTTAAAGAATTAGAACGTGGCTTGCTTGAAAGAAATGCAGACATCGCTGTGCATTCAATGAAAGATGTGCCGATTGAACTGCCGCCCACTCTACACTTACCGGTAATACTAGAACGTGCCAACCCATGTGACGCTTTTGTTTCCAATACGTATGATGATTTAGATGCGCTCCCAGATAAGGCTGTAGTCGGCACTTCTAGCTCCCGGCGCGCATGCCAAATTATGGCCGCTTACCCACATTTAGAAATTAAGTTATTGCGCGGCAATGTGAATACACGCTTAGCAAAATTAGATGATGGGCAATACGATGCAATAATTCTTGCCGTTGCTGGGCTACAACGTCTTGGATTTAATGACCGAATTCGTTCGCAACTTTCCACCGAAGTATCGCTTCCGGCGATTGGCCAAGGTGCCATAGGAATTGAATGTAGAGAAAATGATGTCGAAATAGAAGCTTTAATTGCGCCATTAAATCACGTGGAAACTAATCTATGTGTAACAGCAGAGCGCGCAATAAGCCAAAGTCTGGATGGCGGTTGCCAACTTCCTATCGCTGGGTTTGCCCAACTACATGACAATCAGCTGCATTTACGTTCATTAGTGGGTATGCCGGATGGCAGCAAACTTTGCCGCAGCGAAGCACAAGGAGCACTAACTGATCCTGTAGCGATTGGGCAGCGTGTAGCAACTGATTTACAAATTTTAGGAGCCGATGAGATCCTCGCAGCTTGTATATAGATGATTATTAGCTCTAACACAGGCCAGTTCCTCACAGCATATTTATAAAATATTTCGGGTAAGATAGTTTAGCTGCACTCTATTCAGCCGAGGATATTCAATACATGTCTGCAAAATCATCACTTGCTGAAAAAACCATCGTCGTTACACGGCCCTTAACACAAGCGCAGAACATTCTTGAATTATTAGAGCTTCGCCAAGCTACCGCTATACATTTCCCAGTAATAAGTATCAGCGTTTCCAAAAATGTTGATATCGCAAAACAATATTTTAAAAAGCTAACGGAATACCAAGTCATAATATTCATTAGCGCAAACTCTGTGCACTATGCCATGAGCACTGCCCAAGAATTGGGTATAGGTTTTAATAACTCTATGTTGGCAGCTGTAGGCCCAGCCACTAAGACAGCATTAGAAAAATATGGTTGCACAGTCGCTATCGTTCCTGAAACAGGCTTTACCAGCGAAGACTTACTGAACGATCCAGCTCTACATGATATCGCACAGCAAAAAATCTTAATTATACGTGGCGATGGTGGACGCGAACATTTGCGCCAAAGCCTTGAAGAAAGAGGCGCACTAGTTGACTATGCAGAAATGTATCGGCGACAGTTACCGAGTGAACGCAATAGTATCAATCTAACACAGCTTCCCAAACACGACACTGCAATACTTCTATACAGTGCAGAGTCTGCACAAAATTTATGGTCACTGTGCACCTTGGAAGAACAGCAATGGTTATCCAATATAGCCTTTATTGTAGGCAGCAAACGCATTGCTGAGGCTACAACTAGGGTAGGATTCGCAAATAATTCTATAATAGCGGAAAATCCTAGCGACGAAGCAATGCTGACAGCTTTAAGTACTTGGGCCCAAATGCTCCCGCATAGCTAGAACTACTATAATAAGTAAATACGAGAGACGAAAATGTCAGACAATAAGCAAACTTCTAATTCTGCCCAGCCAAATCTTGGCAAAAAATCAACCACACAATCAGCCGGTAGTGGTCGCTTTTTTATTGGCCTACTTTCCTTACTTGCACTGTTGCTCTCAGGCGCTGGTATCGCTCTAGGTTATAAAGCTTGGCTTGAACTCAATAAGCGCGTGGACCAAGCTGCAGTAGATCGACAATCTATTGCGCACGAAGTAGCCACAATTGATGAAAGTATAAAATTACAGAGTTTTAAAAAGCAGATTGAAAATAATGTTAGCTCGATCAATCAAACGGTAGAAGAGCTAACTAGCCAAATTGAAATTCAGGCTAAAGCCCAGAAAGACGTTGAATTAGCAGCCCAAGAGACACTACAACATGTTAATCGTAGTCAGCTTGGTTGGGGTCTAAAAGAGACCGAACATGTGTTGCGCATGGCTAATCACCGCTTACGTATAGAACGAGACGTGCCTGGCACCATCACTGCGCTAAAGGCAGCAAGCACAAGATTGCATGAACTAAATGATCCACGATTATTACCAGTGCGAGAATCTGTTTCTAAACAAGTTGGGAAATTAAAAAACTTCCCCTACCCTGACTGGGTGAGCATCAGTTTACAGATAGACAATATTTTAGCGGGCCTCAAGCAAAGCGTAATTAAAAACGCTAAAAATCAGCAACAGAAAAACTCTGCAGATAAAAAAGAAAAACCAAGTAATGAAAAACTCTCCGGCTGGGGGAAGTTAGTAGATGGAGTAAAAAATTCAATCAATGATTCAATTAAGGTTACTCGAGAAGAACAAAAACTAAAAATGTTTATTAGTGACCAAGAAGGTCAACAAGCCTACGAGTTCATGCGCATGAAATTATTAGGTGCAAAATATGCCGTCGCCAGTCGCGATGATGATGCATATCATCAAGAACTTGAAGCAGCATTGGCTTGGCTTGAGTCTACAGATACTCTGTATGAAAAAAGAGAAATGATTGAAGACTTAAGTGAGCTTAATGATATTAATTTGGAACCCCAGCTTCCTGATATCACTGAAACTAACACCTTACTTATTGAAACCATGGAAACAATTAATAATAGTTAATTAGGTACAGATAAATGATTCGCGCATTACTAGTCTTTCTTTTCTTTCTTATCGTTTTTACAGCAGCAGTATTTTTAGCCATGCAAGCCCCAGGCTTTGCTAGTTTTACTTATGGTGAAACTACATACGAATTACCACTTGTTGAATTCGTTATTGGTTTATTCATATTGTTTACTATCTTCTATATTGTGCTGCGGTTATTTGCATTAGTTTTTAGTGCGCCTAAGCGCATTCAGTCTGCAATGAATAGTCGCCGAAAGAAAAAGGCATTAGGCAGCACCCAACAAGGCCTAACCAAATTTACTCAAGGCGATTGGATGCAGTCTGAAAAACTATTATTAAGTGGTGCAGAACATTCCAATTCAGCAATGGTAAATTACATTTGGGCGGCACGTGCAGCACATAAGCGCGGTGATTTTGCCGAGCGCGATGCGCACCTTGCTGAAGCTAAAAAATGTAGCCCTGCCGATCACGCTGCATTGGACGTGCTGCGTGCAGAATTGTTACTCGATCAACACATGCCAGAGCAAGCATTAGCGAGCCTTAGCCAACATGAGGATGCAATTCGTTCTAATCCTAAAATTGCTTGTTTATTTGCCAATGCTTATGAGCAACTTGAAGACTGGGAAAAACTATCAGGCATTATCCCGCAATTAAAAAATAGTAAAAATATAGACCAACACACCTATAACCAAATAGAAAAACGAGCTATACAAGGTTTACTCAATAATAGTGAAAATACATCTAATATTGATGAGATAGGCACAAAGTACAAAGAAAATATTTCTACCGACAATGAATTGACACTACATTATGTAACCGCACTACGCCAACAAGGCAAACACGAGCTTGCAGAAAGTACCGCTAGCGATGCATTGACTGAGAATTGGTGCTCTAAACTAATTCGTGAGTACGGTCTAATAGAGGTCAAAGATCCTAGTCAAATACTAAATAAAGCAGAGCAATGGGTAGAGCAACATACTAATGATGAAAATCTCTATCTAACATTAGGGCGCATTTGTAATAAAGCCCAACTTTGGGGCAAAGCCAAAGCATATTTTGAATCAAGTTTAACGCGTAAACCTTTAGCCGAAACCTATGCTGAACTTGCTGCATTACATGAACAGCTTGACGAAATGGATGATGCACATCGTTGTGCAAAAAAAGGGCTCAAGCTAGCTACACGCAGCATATAGTTTTCTTAATATAATGAGATCAGAAATGATCTACTTAGCATTATGGATAATCTACTAGATTAACTTGAATAATTGCCTAGGCTTAAGTACTTTGGTCCCCTCAGTTTCCATTTCATGATAAGCCTGAAACCATAAGCTAAGAATGCTCATTCGTATACTCATTGCATCTGTGGTGCTATTTTCTTTATGGTTACTTTTATCGGGCCACTTTGGCGTCTTACTGCTTTCATTAGGTGTTCTCAGTTGCATATTTGTTGCTTGGGTGTCAGAAAAGTTAGGCTTATTCAGCAGTAATTATTCAACTTTAAAGCTCAATTTCAAATTGCCAAAATTTTTACCTTGGTTTTTTGTCGAAGTCGTTAAATCCAACCTTATTGTAAGTTTCAGGATTTTACACCCTAAGCTACCGATAGAACCTAATGTTATGACACTTGATGCTTCTCAGCATGGCGACCTGGCCACCGCAGTATATGCAAATTGCATTACGCTAACACCAGGCACCTACAGTTTAGATCTTGATTCAAATAGCATAGAAGTTCATTCGCTGACTATTGCACTCGCTGAAGATTTAAAATCTGGTGAAATGAGTAGAAGAATTTCAGCTTTAGAATCTAAACCTGCCACGGACTCAGTAAATTAAATAAATGTTCATTACTGCCACGATTGCGATTCTTGTAGTAATGTTAATAATTTTACTGCGCGCAGCTTTAGGGCCAACTGTTTTTGACCGAATTTTAGCAATCAATACATTTGGCACTGCAACCGTACTATTAATTGCCTTATTTGGATTCATAACGGGCAGGCCGGATTTTATGGATATCGCGTTGTTATATGCCTTGATAAACTTTATCTCAACCATCGCTGTACTAAAACTTTTCCGCTATGGAAATTTGGGCAAAACACCAAGCGAATAATTTATGCAAATAATCACTGCACTAGGATGGGTATTGCTAGCATTAGGAGGATTTTTTTGCCTCGTCGGTTCAATAGGACTAATACGCTTACCTGATTTTTATTCTAGAGTTCATGCTGCAAGTATTGTTGACAGCTTAGGCGCTATTCTAATTCTATTAGGCTTGATTACTCAGACTCAAGATCCCATCGTCATCATCAAGCTCATATTTATCTTATTTTTTATGATGCTAACAGGACCAACCGCTGTACATGCACTAGCGAGGGCAGCAAAACTCACAGATAAGGAAACCAAAATTGACAACCATTAATTAGGTTGCATCTGAAAGCACAATGGATATCCAAACCATCATCAATATTTCTTTGCTGACACTATTAGCCCTGACTGCGGTTATTTTACTTCGTCTACATAATTTACTAGCCGCAGTACTATTAAGCGGTATATATAGTTTATTATCTGCTGGATTATTTGTAAGTCTCGATGCAGTAGATGTTGCATTTACTGAGGCTGCCGTAGGTGCAGGCCTCACTACAGTTTTATTACTGGGTGCAATTGCAGTAACGGGCAGAGAGCAATCAATAACTCGTCACAGCAAGTTACTACCCATAGCTGTAGCCACCATAACCGCTGCAGCATTAATTTATGCCACATTAGACATGCCTAAATTTGCTGATCCTAATGCGCCCATTCACACGCATGTCGCACCACGTTATATAGAAAAAAGTGGTGAAGAAATTGGTATCCCGAATATAGTTACCTCTGTACTCGCAAGCTATCGAGGCTACGACACATTGGGAGAGGTTACTGTAGTGTTTACTGCTGCCATTGGGGTGATGTTATTACTCGGCGGTTCGCGTAAACCAAAAAACCAAAGCATTAAAAAAACTAGAGAGTAATGAGCAAAAAAAGAAGTCTTATTTTGCGTGAGGCGTGCAACCTAGTTGTACCAGCAGTTTTATTGTATGCCTTTTATGTGCAATTCCATGGTGACTACGGTCCAGGCGGAGGCTTTCAAGCCGGTGTAATTTTTGCTGCGGCCGTTATACTTTATGCGCTTGTATACGGAAGAGATAAGACACAGAGAATATTTCCAACAAGTGTAGTGCGCTATTTTGTATCTATCGGTTTACTTCTTTATGCGGGAGTTGGAGTTGCTACTTTGTTTATGGGCGGAAACTACCTTGACTATAACGTTCTAGCTCATGACCCAATACATGGCCAACATCTTGGCATCTTTCTCATTGAATTAGGTGTAGGTATTACAGTTGCTGCCGTGATGATTATGATCTTTTATATGCTAGATGAGTACACAGAATAAATCATGTTTGCAGATTATTATAATTACTGGGTAGCTATAATTTTGATGATGTTGGGTTTTTATATTGTCATTGCAGATGCTAATTTAATAAAAAAAATAATTGGTCTAACCATTTTCCAAACCTCTGTTTTCATTTTGTTTATCTCAATGAGCAAAGTAGAGGGTGGAACAGCTCCCATTTTAGAAGAAGGTATAACAACGTACAGCAACCCTCTTCCACATGTGCTAATTTTGACCGCAATTGTTGTTGGGGTTGCCACAACCGCTCTAGGGCTTGCAATCATTGCGCGTATTCATCGTGAATATGGCACGATCGATGAAAATATTATTCATGAGCAAGATGAAAAAGAATATGATGATGAGGCTTCATCCTAGTGCTAAGCCAACATCTTGCCGTTTTACAAGTTGTAGTACCATTAATTGCAGCGCCCTTATGCGCATTACTTCCCTTAGCACGCCCGGGTAATAAATTAAGCAACTATGTTGCTTGGGTGTTTACAACGTTTGCAAGCATTACAACTTTTATTATCGCCATACTACTTGCAAAAGAAGTGTCGCAACATGGCGTTATTAGTTATCAGCTTGGAGGGTGGGCGCCTCCGTGGGGTATTGAATACCGAATTGATCATTTAAGCACCTATGTTCTTCTGATCGTATCTGGAATTGCTAGTATCACCATGCTTGCAGCACGCAAGAGCATTGAACAAGAAGTAGCTCATGAAAAAATTAGTCTGTTCTATGCCGCTTTTTTACTTTGCTTAACGGGCTTACTCGGCATCGTTGCAACCGGTGATGCCTTTAACATTTTTGTATTCTTAGAAATTAGCTCACTATCTTCATATGTTTTAATAGCTCTAGGAAGTAATCGTAAGGCCCTAACCGCTTCATATCAGTACTTAATCATGGGAACGATTGGTGCAACGTTTATTTTAATTGGTGTCGGTCTGCTTTATATGCTTACAGGAACATTAAATATTGTTGATCTACAACAAAGAGTTCCCGACTTACTCGACTCAAGAGCACTTCATGCAGCATTTGCGTTTTTTACCGTAGGGATCTCACTAAAGTTAGCGCTGCTACCGTTACATTTATGGTTGCCCAATGCCTACGCATACGCGCCTTCCATGATTACAGTATTCCTATCCGCAACAGCCACCAAAGTTTCGCTCTATGTGTTGTTTAGATTCTTCTTTGGTTTGTTCTCTAACGAAATTACATTTGAGGAATTTAAACTAGATAAAATATTGCTACCCCTTTCTATACTAGCAATTCTAATTGCATCATCTGTAGCCATCTTCCAAGAAAACATTAAAAGAATGCTGGCTTATTCTAGTGTTGCCCAAATAGGCTACATGACACTTGGTATTAGCTTAGCAACGAAGAGTGGCAGCATTGCTGGTATGTTACATATGTTTAATCATGCCATTATTAAAGGCGGACTATTTTTAGCTATGGCATGTATTGTTTTACGCACAGGCTCAGTGCAATTATCAAACTTCGCAGGACTAGGGAAACGTATGCCATGGACCATGGCAGCTGTCTTGCTTTTAGGGCTTGGACTAATAGGAGTTCCTTTCACCGCAGGATTTATTAGTAAGTGGTACTTATTAATAGCTGCACTTGAGCAAGAACGCTGGTTTGTGGCTATAGTAATAGTGGGTGGATCATTACTTGCAGTTATATATATATGGAAAATTATAGAGTATGCATACTTAAAGAGCCCAATAAAACAGTCAAATAAAAATCCTACTGAGTCTATTGAAGCTCCATTACAAATGCTCATTCCTCTATGGATATTAGTTGCGGCTAGCTTCTATTTTGGACTCAATACTTCATTCAGTTACGGGTTTGCAGAAACCGCAATTAATTATTTATTCCTATAGTCAATGACTGTTCTTCTACAACAATTTGAATTAGCCATTGTAATTCCGCTCCTTGCAGGTTTATTGGTTTTATTATTTCGAAATCATGCATCTCTACGAGAAGCTTCATCACTGCTCGCGGCGGTACTTTTATTTATTTTTACTGCACAACTAATAGGCAGCGAGCAGCAAAATATAACGCATACACTGCTTACTATTACCCCTGGCCTGTCACTATCATTTCATATTGAGCCATTAGGGCTAACGTTTGCACTGTTGGCATCAAGCTTATGGATTATTACCACGGTTTATTCGATCGGGTATATGCGGGGCAATAAGGAAAAAAACCAAACACGGTTTTATCTATTCTTTGCACTATCCATCGCCGCGACCATGGGAATAGCTTTTGCGGCCAATTTAGCTACGTTGTTTATATTTTACGAAGCATTGACCTTGTGTACTTTCCCATTAGTTGCACACAAACAAAATGCCGATGCTCAATCTGGTGGGCGCACCTACTTAGGCATTCTGCTCGGCACTTCAATTGTATTTTTCTTAACCGCGATCGTAATCACCTGGTTACAGGCAGGGACCTTAAACTTTATACCTGGGGGTATCTTAGAAGGAAACATAGATAAAACCGGCGCTATTATCTTATTCACTTTGTTTATGTTTGGAGTAGGTAAAGCTGCTCTAATGCCTTTCCATCGTTGGCTACCAGCAGCCATGGCCGCTCCAACACCTGTAAGCGCATTGTTACACGCAGTAGCAGTTGTAAAAGCAGGAGTATTCTCTGTACTAAAAATCACTATTTATATTTTTGGAATTGATTTCGTTTCAACCCAAAATGCATCTGATTGGATCTTATGGATTGCTGTTGCCACGATGCTGATCTCTTCCATCATTGCGCTGAGCAAAGATAACTTTAAAGCACGACTCGCATACTCAACCATCAGCCAATTGTCTTATATAGTGATCGGCGCTGCTTTAGCGAGTCCATTAGCAGCATTAGGTGGAGCCATGCATATTGTTACCCATGCATTTGGCAAGATCACTTTATTCTTTTGTGCTGGGGCGATATATACCGCAACAAAATTTACTCAAATCAGTCAGCTAGATGGTTTAGGTAGGCAAATGCCTTTTACTTTTTCCGCCTATTTGATAGCTGCGATTAGCATTATTGGATTGCCGCCACTAGTGGGCAGCTGGAGCAAGTGGTTTTTAATCGAAGGCAGCATCAGTACAGAAAATTATATTGTATTAATTGCATTCGGTTTGAGTACGTTACTAAATTGCGCGTACTTACTACCCATAGCACTTCGTGCATTTTTCAAAACTCCTAGTACAGAAATAGCTAACTGGACGCCAGGCATAAAAGAAGCGCCCTTAGCTTGTGTCGCGCCATTATGCTTGACTGCTTTAGCAACATTGATCATGTTCTTTTTCATACAACCCATTTATGAATTTTTAGCTCCAGTGTTCATTCAATGAAACCTAACGATAAAAAATATTGGCTAGACAAATCTAGCAATGTAAACAAGCTAGTTTATTTGCTCTACGCAGCTTGCGCAGCACTCCTTATCGTTGAATCCTACTATTTTATATTTGGGCACAAACACGGCCATTTTGAATTTGAACAATGGTTTGGTTTTTATGCTTGGTTTGGGTTTATCGCTTATATCAGTATTGTTATGAGTGCAAAGTTGTTCAGAAGGTTCATTAAACGCAAAGAGAATTACTATGACTAGTGCTCTTTTACACCCTGCGTTTATTTTAATCCTAGGTGGTTTGCTACAAATAGCCCTACCCGCACAATTACGTAGATTCTTCCTGCTAGCACTTCCTGTTCTAGCAGCATTTTCTTTACTAAGTATAGAGCCCGGACATTACGGAAACATACAGTTATTTAACTATGAATTAACGTTGCTACGGCTAGATAATTTAAGTTTTATATTTGCGCTTATTTTCCATATTGCATTGTTTATTGTCGCGCTGTACGCCTGGCAAGAAAAAGATACCTTGCAACTGGCAAGTATGTTTGTTTACGCGGGAGGCGCAATTGGCGCGGTATTAGCAGGTGATCTACTCACATTATTTATCTTTTGGGAAGTTACTGCGGTTTCATCGGCATTATTAATATGGGCCAATAGAACCACAGGTGCAATGCGCGCAGGACAGCGATATTTTATTATCCATGTAGGGTCAGGTTTATTCTTACTGGCTGGCAGTATCCTGCACTATCAAACTACAGGTTCACTGGCGTTTGATCATATCGGAATCGATAGCCTTGCAGGTTGGCTTATCTTGATTGCCTTTGCTATCAAATGCGCATTTCCTTTACTGCATAATTGGTTACAAGATTCTTATCCCGAAGCTAGTGTGGTCGGCACCGTTGCACTGTCTGTATTCACCACAAAGTTAGCGATATATGCATTAGCGCGAGGTTATCCAGGCACAGAAATGTTGGTTTGGATCGGCGCTATCATGACGGCTTTCCCGATCTTTTTTGCAGTGATTGAAAATGATTTGCGTCGCGTGCTTTCATACAGCTTAAACAACCAGCTTGGTTTCATGGTGGTGGGCATTGGTATCGGAACCGAGATGGCTTTAAATGGTACCGCTGCCCACGCCTTTGCACACATTTTATATAAAGCATTATTGTTCATGAGCATGGGCGCTGTATTGCATCGCGTGGGCACTACCAAGGCCTCAGAGTTAGGCGGTTTATATAAATCTATGCCATGGACCGCAGGGTTTTGCATTATCGGCGCCATGTCGATTTCAGCTTTCCCTCTGTTAAGCGGTTTTGTTTCTAAAGCGATGATTCTTACTGCAGTTGCGGATGAAGGCTATTGGTTTATTTGGTTAGTTTTGCTATTTGCATCTGCCGGAGTATTGGATCACTCTGGAATCAAAGTGCCCTTCTTTAGCTTCTTTGCACATGATAGTGGCAAACGTTGTGCAGAGGCGCCGATGAATATGTTGTTGGCCATGGGTATTGCTGCTTTCTTATGTATCGCAATTGGTGTTTATCCAACTTTCTTATATAACTTGTTGCCACATGAAGTTAATTTCATTCCATACACCAGTTCTCACGTCATTACACAACTACAATTACTTTTATTTTCTGCTTTAGCGTTTGCGGTGTTGTATCGAAATAATGTTTATCCAGCAGAAATTCGCGCGACCAATTTAGATTTTGACTGGTTTTACCGTAAACCAGGCGCCTATCTAGCAAGAGGCATAGGGAATTTAATTGCGGCAGGAGAAATAGGAGTTTTATCTAGCTTGAAAAAAATACTATTCTTGGTAGGTACTCGCTTACATCGCCACCATGGACCCCAAGGAATCCTTTCAAGAAGCTGGCCAACCGGCAGTATGGTGATGTGGATTGCATTTTTACTAGGCGCATACCTCATCTTTTACTATATTTATTAAAACTTCTTCACAAGATAATTTAAATTCAATTAGTGAAAGGTTTTCTTCTCTTCATCCTGCTCATCTAAGCTCTCTTCATCTGCGGGAATAAGCGCTGGCCTAAGCTCTGGTGAAGCATGATGTAAAATCATACGCCAACTGTTACTGCTTTTGCGATACACATTAGTAGCAATAATTTCCGACTGAAGCTCGCCGTCCATGTAAATCGATTCAATAACGTGATGCATGGCAATATCATTCTCCATCAATACTCTTTTTTGATTGATCTCAAACTTAATCCCATTCTCGTGGCTAAAAATTTGCTCCCAGCTCTCAACTATATTATTTATTCCCTCTAAACGATTCCCGCCGGGATGAATACAAGTAATATCTTCATCCTCTGCCCAAACGGACATCATCAACTCTAGGTCTTCTTGTTGAAATGCAGCATAAAATGCTTTTTCTGCTTCTTCTGAGGTCAAGAAAAGTTTCTTTTCTTCCATGGTAACTTAGATGTTCGATTGTTAGAGTCTTACAATGATGAGCTCAGCAAAACATATATAGCGACATGTCTCAAGAAGAATTAATTATTGCTACTGTAGATGAAATAGCAGATCCAGGCAGCAAAGGTCTAAGCATTAACCAAGAAGGTACAAAACTTGAGCTATTTATCGTCAAAAAAGATGCCAAAATTGTTGTATACCAGAACTCATGTCCGCATACACAAGGCCCTCTCGATTGGACGGCCGATCAGTTTTTAGATATGGATAGTAATTACATTATGTGTGCCAATCATGGTGCATTATTTGAAATTAACACTGGACTATGTGTCTATGGGCCGTGCAAGGCAGAAAGTCTTAAAACACTACCTTTCATGATAAAGGATGGCGATATCTATCTAACTTTGCAAACCTAATCCTTAAAAGGCTTCAATTTTATATACATACATATTCCACTTAAGCTCAAGCTTGCTACAATATCAGCCAGTTAAAAACATTAATAATAAGTACGAGTTTTACTGCTATGACACTAAATACAATTATTTCATTACTCTGCGCGCTAATTAGCTGGGCTCTAGCGATTTTTTTAGGCACTCAATTATTATCGGGCACTTTCGATGGACGCAGCTGCCAAACCTCCTGTGTAAATATTGTGTTTTGGGTATCGTTAGCAATAGCTGTGCTTGGACTTATCTTCAGTGTAGGTGGAATTTCAATTGGCAAATCGAATTGGATCAAAACTCTATCATTATTGGCCTTGGTTGGCTTGGTTGGAATTTACGTTACCACTATGTTGATTGGAAATTTTGATATCCTTTAACCTGGGATACTTAAATCCTTTTAGCATAAATTTATTTCTTTCAATTTATTAGGAGTTATACATGCCTGCAAAATTTGAGTTATATAAAGACAAGAAAGGCGAATTTAGATTTAGATTAAAATCCAGTAATGGTGAAAACATCTTAGCCAGCGAAGGTTACAAAGCTAAAACCAGCGCTAAAAATGGAATTGAATCTGTTAAAAAGAATGCACGTGACCTTAAGCGCTTTGAA
It contains:
- a CDS encoding Rieske 2Fe-2S domain-containing protein, which gives rise to MSQEELIIATVDEIADPGSKGLSINQEGTKLELFIVKKDAKIVVYQNSCPHTQGPLDWTADQFLDMDSNYIMCANHGALFEINTGLCVYGPCKAESLKTLPFMIKDGDIYLTLQT
- a CDS encoding DUF1508 domain-containing protein, which produces MPAKFELYKDKKGEFRFRLKSSNGENILASEGYKAKTSAKNGIESVKKNARDLKRFEAKKSKSGKQMFNLKAGNNQVIGTSQMYNSTASCNNGIKSVKTNAPKAKVEDLT